A stretch of DNA from Desulfovibrio litoralis DSM 11393:
GAGAGCTGTTTATAGCAACCCAAGCCCTGATGTAATCGCAGAGCTTATCAAAGCGGGAGCTGATGTAAACGCTAAAGATATTAATGATAATACAGTTTTGAGTCATGCAGTTGATAACTCAAACCCAGAAGTAATAAAAGAGCTAATAAAAGCTGGGTCTAATATAAACGCTAAAAGTGTTCACGGCTGTACCGC
This window harbors:
- a CDS encoding ankyrin repeat domain-containing protein, whose translation is MMFKLFSIVISVLLVSLLLSVSAFAMSDEDFIQLCKKGTLEEVKKAIANGANVNAKDIDDRTALMRAVYSNPSPDVIAELIKAGADVNAKDINDNTVLSHAVDNSNPEVIKELIKAGSNINAKSVHGCTA